The region CCATCCAACACTCCTAACTAGGGAAGTAGGAGCGTCTGATCACCCAGAGAAAACATGTCCTCAGCAGCTAAATGGTGAACAAGAAAATGGCTGATGGAAAATTCCAGAGATACCAcaagaatctgaaaagaaaaaaaggttacCTCGCACATCATGCATTTGAAGGCAGGAATCTGAAAAATACTCGGACACTATGCAACAGGACTATTAACCAGACATTGAGAACAAAACAGAGAGAACAAAGCCATTGAGGACATCTTTCTTCTATCCTTGGTCAGTTCAGGTTTACTCCAGTCAGAGACCCAAAACACCAAGACTTCATGAGGACTGACCTTAGTGAGCACCTCCTTCTTCACTGGAGAACTAGAAGTCAAGAAGTCTGGCCAGAGATGTGAAAGGCTGCGGTAAAGTTTAAACACAGAAGGTTAAGGGAAGCTCAAATGAAATCACCTCAGCCAGAGCCATTGCCAGACCTGAGTTCCTCTTCTTTGGAGTCATAGCACATTCATGGTTAGGAGGAGTACTTTGAGGCCTGCTAATGAGACCCCAGGGGCATTGCATCCCAATTAGAGTAGTGGACCATGGAGACAGCCATTACCCTTGTCACACTAACTTACTGGTTCAAACTTTAGAGGCCAAGGGAACCACTGTTTTTATCCTGACTGGATTTCTATCCTGAATCATCccaaattcatttgttcaacagtAGTTTTTAAGCAGTTACTATATACAAGACATGGTTTTGTGTCATCTCTTTgaagaagtattaaaaataatatatactatatataaatataaatagctgGTATTAAATAGGAACTGATCTactatttattgttgtttttttttaagtaacagacAAGTTTGAACTAAACTAGCCCTTTGACTCTTGACTTATCTTAACATAGCATTTTGAAAAGTAATTCCACCCTGTGAGGAAAGTAAGACAGACAAGGGGCAATATAATAGGGTGCTTAGAAACATGAACTAAGGAGTCAAATTGCCTTGTCAAAGGCTGACTTTGCTACCTGGAGGATATATAACTTTTAACAAATGGCTTAACATCTCTGGCATGCCATTCTTTCATtggcagtgttttcttttttgggctTAAAGAAATCAGTATATAATTCcacaataatagttggagatgttcacaccaccaccaccaccacccaccagcAAGTGAGATtaggatttgatttttaaaatcagtaaaaacagggcagccgggtggctcagtggtttagcgccgccttcagcccagggtgtgatcctggagatccaggatcgagtcccacatcgggctccctgcatggagcctgcttcttccctgcctgtagctctgcctctctctctgtgtgtctctcatgaatagataaataaaaaatctttttaaaaaatcagtaaaaacagaTGTGAAAAATATATGAACCACCTTAATCTCGTATCTGTAGAACATGACAGCCTAAAACTATGTATTCTTTCAAGCATACATGGTACATTCACCAAGATAGGCCTTATGTCAGGtcataaaacaagtttaaaaaatgtaaaaagaatgacATAATTCACAATGGagttaaactagaaatcagcTACAAGAAGAtaccaaggaaagaaaacaactatttggaaaataaattatgcACGTGTTAATAATCCaccagaaatcatttttaaaataagaatacataTTAACTAAATGATAATGTAAATTATGGGGACAGCTAAAACATTGCTTCAAGAAACTTTATAAAGTCttatattaaaaaggaagagaggtaTAAAATCTGTGAAGTAGGTCTGTACCTTGAGAGCTAAAGGAAATAAGAGTAAATTTGaatagaaagagaatgaaagaaagaagaaagataacaGCTACTAATCACgtagaaatcaaaaacagaagaaattttttGTACAAGCCAGGCAATGATTCTGTACATAACAAGAAAACTATGATATCCTGAATATGGCTgttgaatttcaaaaaaatagacaaaaacagaaaaagcacaaatttttaatttgaggaagaaaaagattaGTACTACAGATGCTTAGAAAATAAAGGCTAGTGAGAGAACATTATTAATAACCTTAAGTTTTAATACTAATGTCATCTGTTGACCTAAGGTCATCAAATTTTACAACTTAAGTTAAAAGtgtaaattcctttaaaaaaaatacaacttacaTAACTCACCCAAAATGAGACATAAAATCTGAATAGCcctatatctttaaataaatttaattcacagtttacaaacacacacactggaaAAATTCCAAGCCAAGATGAATTCATTGGTTTCATCacttaaaagagaaataacaccaaatttatacaaatatttttaaaaataaaagagaacatttctCAAGTTATTTATGAGACCAGCATAACTCTACCAACAAAACctgacaaaaaaatattttttaaaaaaagaaaatcacaggcaAACATCActcataaacatagatgcaaaaatcctcaataaaacatttaaatcaaaTGCAGGAATGCATATAAGAGATAATAGATCATGACCAAATGGGGTTTATGTCAGGAAAGCAAGGTTGTgctaacattcaaaaatcagagaggtaatagggcacctgggtggtccagacagttaagcatctgagtcttgattacagctcaggtcatgcccTGCATCGGACTCTgtgttgggcgtggagcctgcttaagcttctatcctctccctctgcgcctctgCTCACttacgtgctctctctctctctctctcccctcacccccccactgaacagggaagctgatgtggggctccatcccaggaatatgggttcacaccctgagccaaagacagatgcttaactgcctgacccacccaggcactcctatgctacatagttttttaaaacacttcttaTTTATGTTGAAGTGATTCCAGAAGAAAATACCTGACATTAAAGAGATTATCAGCCTGCTGATTTGGAATTCAGAAACTTATATGCATTTATGTTCTGGTGATCTctaaagagaagcagagggatgcACACAAAGAACAAAGGCTTAGAAATCAGGAAGACCTGGGTTTGAACTCAGGTTGTGTGACTTTGATCAAAATCGAGACCTCCCTAAGATTCAGCTTCTTCTTCTATTCAACTGGAGACTCATACCCACCTTAACATAaacaaaagtgttttaaaaaactatgtagcataggagtgcctgggtgggtcaggcagttaagcctctgtctttagctcagggtgtgaacccagaatcttgggatggagccccacatcagcttccCTGTTCAgtgatgggggggaggggagagcacacaagtgagcaggaaaggcagagggagaagataaaCAAGACCAGACTCCCTTGTTTATTATAAATACTATTCTCAGAAATGATATCAAGACTGATTGTCTTCAGTGATATGACATTGCTATCTCAATTAGATAattgagatgtaaagagagatgTCACAACCACTTTTACACCTGAGGCACTAATGACTTCCAGAAATTCAATTgaccaaatgtttattgagctttACTATATGTCACTGAAAGCAAGATACAAAGGTAAGTACAATCCAGGCCACATTCTCAAGAGAGTGACAGTCGGGGATGAGGGGGGAATAAGCACTGATATATACATAGCAAAGGCTTTAAAGGACCTTGAGTGCTGTGGAAATTCAAAACACAGGAAAAGGACATATCTGAATAGGATCATTATGGAAGCTTCCTAAAGGTAGCAGCATTTCAGATGGGCATTGGAAGGTAGGTAAGATGTTAACAGAGATAGGAAACCTATTTTACATGGAAGTCACAAGTCAATGTTCAAGAAACAGTGAGGTCTACAAAAGTGTCTTCAaaaacacataagaaaaaaaaaaaataagaaaaaaaaaaagtaagaaaaaaaaaaaaaacacataagaacATTAAGAGAGGGCCATGCCTTGAGGGTATTGCATGTGAAGCAGGAATTTGTGGTTGATACAGAAAGCAACGAGGAGTCACTGAAGATTTTTGAGggtaaaagaaagataaaataagagaATTACTTCCAAGTGATTAGTCTGGAAGTATATATGGGGGATAATCTTGTGCTGTGAATGAGGGTCAGTGTTTGGTTACAACTTAGGGGCACATTACCGTGACCTTGGGTGTAGGACTCAAAAAAGATGACTAAAACATCATATGACAAACAGGGAAGATTCAAGGGCAGTTAAACCTTTCATCAACAGGCAGTCCCTCTATGAAGACTGGGAAGGAGTGGGGGGCTCATGGATGAAGAATGACAAGGTAATACGATGGTATAGGAGAGCAGAGTAGTCGGGTGGATTGTGGGAATGGCCGAGAAGCACAAGGAGTCAGGAGGCTGAAGACTGAGAAAACTGATGGGCCAAACAACCAAAGGcacaaggaggaaaaacaagagaTAAGGAAGGACAGGCATATGTGAACAGAAGAGATTATTAGACACCAAATTTTTAATAATCTGCAGAAAATAAAACTCAGGCCTACAAGTAGGTATCGTTGTCTACTGCTTTCAAGTCACTTAAAATCTCCCAATGttccatttgattctttgaaAACGTGACTCTAAGGCTAATGTGAACTGATTTGAATCTGCTGGCAAGAGTCAGAATGCCTTCTGCTCTGTGGACAGAAAGGCTTCTAGGTCAACTGGTCAGCCCAGAACCCACTAAGCAAAATTTTGGTATATCAAGTTAATAGAATTCCCAAGCATTTTGGTGACTtctacttctctccttcccttcttcctccccgaATTCAAAGTTTCAGGCACTTCCAAACCAAACAACTGATCCCCAAGGCAACCTTCCTCTTCCACCAACCTCTTCATTTTTCCCAGAAAGACCCTAGTTTTCTGGAAGAGTTCATTTTCTCAAAACCAGCCAAGCTGCCTCAAGGTCACTGTCAAATGTGGAAATGCAGCATCAGAAGACCCCTAGACCTCATTCGAGAGGCTCCCTCAATCCTGTCCAATCTCACaaaggtgaggaaactgaaatttaaaggTAAAAGACCCAATGCCAGCCTGTCAATTAAAGGTAGACACAGAATGAGATGTCACTGCCCCAACTTCCCATCCCTCACTCCTCCTATTTCTCCTAATTAAATAATCTATTTCTCTTCCCAGATCACTGTCCTCCCCATCAGTCTTCTCATGGCATTTTTCATGTCAGCATTCCTGAAGGAGTAAATGATCGGGTTTAAGAGAGGTGTGACCACTGTGTAAAACACAGCAACTATCTTGTCTGCAGGGAGGGTGACACAGGGCCTCATGTAGACAAAGGAACAGGGTATGAAGAACAGACTCACAACTGCAATGTGAGAGGCGCAGGTGGACAGAGCCTTGCGCCGACCTTCTGAGGTCTGTGTCCTCAGGGAGTACAGGATGACCACGTAGGAAGCAAGCAGCCCCATGAAGCTGACCACTGAAATGGAGCCACCATTGGCAATGATCAGCACACCAATGAGGAAGGTTTCTGAGCAAGCCAGATTCAATACAGGATGGACATCACAGAAGTAGTGGTCAAGGACCTTGAGGCAACAGAAGGGCAGCTGGAAAATGAGGAATGTCCGCCCAACAGAATGCAGCAAGCCACCACTCCATGCTGCACCCACCAGGAGGCCACACACACGCCGGTTCATGATGACGGTGTAGCGCAggggcttgcagatggccacatagcggtcataggccatcactGTCAGGAGAAAGATCTCAGTACCAccaaagaaatggaggaaaaatatcTGTGTGATGCAGCCCTTGACGGAAATGGTTTGCCTTTCAATAAAAGAGTCAAGGATGAGCTTGGGGGCTGTGACAGAACAGTAACAGATCTCCACAAAGGACAGGAAGCTGAGGAAGAAATACATGGGGGAGGTGAGCCCTTTGCTGGCCATCACCGTCACCACAATAAGGCCGTTACCCAGCACAATGGTTATGTACATGAGGAGAAACAGCACAGAAATGGTCTTCTGCACCTCCCTGTTGGGGGGAAACCCCAAGAGAATGATTTCAGTCACATTGCTTGGAGTCGCCATGTTCTAAAGTGCAGGAGCTGAATGGACTGGAACCAAGAACTTGAAGAGCTCTCTTTCAATAAGTAGACACATCCCTCTAGGCCATGGAAGACAATTGTTATCCTTTCCCTCTTGAGTCCCCTCTCAGCCTTGGGCTTCTCCAAAACATGTTCTCCTTGAAACAAGTGGACAAAACAATAATCATCAAATGTCTGGCTCCATTCCTAAAATACGATTGAGTTTGTAATAATGTAGTAAGTGCGTTCTCTAATGCAGGCACCTGCAGTAGGTAATGAATACTCACAAAGAAATGACAGGATATTTTCAACATAAGAACATTGAGCCTCAGAGATCCAGTTACTATGTCAGGGCCTCACAGCTCATACCTGTACTGTGCTCTGAATCCTTCAAGACTCAGACACTTCCATCATACCTTAAGCTCCTGAAATGGGCCTGGTTGTATAATTTAGATTTCAGATCAGTCTTGTCTTACACCTTCAGGCAGAACGAATGTATTACAGTGAGTGCTAGACCTTCTCAGTCTCATTCATCTTGCAACCTATAAACCAACCAGGCTCCCTggcagacatttttaaaaagcggGAATAGCAAAGGACAGTTATCAATTCTGACCACTGTCcataaaggaagggagagatggaaaAGGGAGATGTGAGTCATTTGCTGATTGCCTCAGTGTCTAAACAACATCTGATTAGACAGACCTGGCCAATGTCTAAGGAACAATTCAAAAATCACGTAAGTCCCCCTTCCTAACAGCCTACTGTTCCCCAGATGTCCCAGCATGCTAACTGGGGGCCTCAGAACACAGAAGGTCTAAGAAGGGAAAGAGGCTGAGGTGGGTGCAGGATGGCCTCCTGAAGCAAAGACAGGCTAGAGAGACCCCAACAGGCACTGCAGACGCCTCTGAACACTGAAGAGGATGACCAGGCACACAGGATCCACAATCACAGCCTCCCCGGAGTGAGATAAGCCTTGCCAACAAACACAAAGGACCCCACAGTGGATATTCCCACACTTGACGGCCAGCTTGCAATATGGGCCAGCCCTCCACGGGGGGAGAGCAGCTGTGACACTGTGACCTGGTAACAAGAACCCTGAGTTTGGAGTCACAGGACCTGGACCTGCCTACCAGCTGTGTGACACTGAACAAATCCAAAAATCCCTGCAAGCCTGTCATTTTCATCaggcaaaacaaaaatcatgTCTTTCCATGGTGCTGTGTTGAGAACTGAATGACCTTACAAGTTTCTAAGCAAATTATAACTGTGTAAGAGTAAAATTGATAAGAGTATCAGAATTGAGGATGCTTTAACTCTGCTAGACACTCTGTTAGTACAGTGTGTGCTGGGGACAAAGTAGAGGCTCCTGCTTCCCTAGGCAGTCCTGACACCCACCGTTGTTTGTGTGGTCTTGCAGCATTCTGGGTTCTGAGTTAAGCACCTTACAACAAACAGTGGGCTCCATAATGAAACAGGACTGAATATGCTCAGCAACATGCTAAGCCCGCCACAAAACAGGAAATACTGcgtgagtccatttatatgaggtcCCTAGGGTGGTAAGTTCATAGATGCAGAAGGGAGAACAGTGGTTGCCGGGGGCTGGAGCCATGGATGTGGAGTTAATGGATGCAGAGCTTCAGTTCCAGCCAATGAAAGTTCTCGAGATGGAAGGTGGCCATGGGTGCGCCTGAATACCACAGAACTGTCCCTTAAAAATGGTTTAGGTAGTAAATTTGTATGTTCTGCTGTTTCACCACTATTCATTAATTAATCAGATTCAAATGATTCACATTCCTCCATCTCCATACCCACCTCCAAGCACAATGGTTGAAACTTGACAACTTTGTTTCCCACCCACGTTAGCTTCTGTCTTCTGCCTATTAGGGAGCCTGGTGAGTTTCAGAGGATTTGGAATAACTGAGTTTGAGAAACTCTGACACTTACTGTAGAAAACCCACTCCACATTATGGGGTAAGGCAAGACAGATATGACACCGTTGTTAGGCAATCACCGTAAGTCACTCTCCAGGAGTAAGAGGGATGGTGGAAGCActttacattttggaaaacacaTACCTCAGTTCAAACatcagctgtgtggccttgggcaagtgactcaacctctctgagcctgtttccttatctacaaaatcAGGATAAGACTATTCTCTCACAGTTGGGCCCTTCCCTGACCTCCCACAGTCTCTTCCATATCCCAACTGACCCACCCTCCATCGGCCAATATTTCACCCTCAGATGTTTATGCACAGAGCAGGAATCATAGATGGGCATGTTTCACCCTGGTGGCAAAGATGGCTCTATTACTAGGCAAATAATCCCTGTGAAATTAGATTTGAAGGTACATGCTGTGTGTTTCTATCATTGCTTTTGATTTCAAGTATCAGAGAGTTCCTCACAGATGATTGGTAAGGACAACTTGagatttcagattttcaaaaaaatagcagtttttctttccaaagttaTTGAAGGTAACAGAGCAAGATGCATATACAGTGTAACCATCAAACTTTGCTCTTAAATGTTAAAGTTTTTAAGTCTTTACAATGgatgaaaaggaaattaacattttcaaaactctgagtaaacatggaaaatatggggcaactgggtggctcagcagttgagcatctgcctctggctcaggttgtaatcccggagtccttggatcgagtcccacatcaggctccccacagggagcctgcttctcctctgcctatgtctctgcctctctctctgtgtctctcatgaatgaatctaatctttaaaaaaaaaaaaaaaggaaatggaaaacatttgaGAGGTAATTTCACAAAGAGATCATCAGAGTGGTAAACCACCAACAGTGCAGTGACATGTCACCTTGGTGACATTAATTCTGACTCTTTAACTGGCAGGTCCAAGGATGAGACTCAAAAGGTAAGTATGTGTTCCTCTCAAACAGCAAGTAACTGCACACTTTCAGGTTTTGTGGtgaagaaaacctaaacaggGATGCACTTAGAGAAGTCTAAACACAGTGACCCAAATAAACAACATCTGTGAACATTTTTCAAATCTTCACAACAAACTGCCCTACCTTATGATTTCTCACTACACCTTTCCTGACGTGGAACTCCTCATTCTGTGGATTCTGACCAATAATACTGCTCTGAGCCGCCTTTTCCAGCATCCTCTTCTTGCACTTTTCCTCCAGTGATGTCTCTCACCAGAGGAGTCGCGCAGGGCTTCTCCTGCCAGTTCCCTCACAGCGCCATCACAAGCTGCTAGACTTGGAAAGAAGCTCATGAATTCCCCCTCCCACAGAAGGGAGAATCTGGGCCCAGAACCACATGGCTGGTCGGACAGAGGCCGGACTAGACCAGGCTCCAGGGCTTCAGGCCCAACACCTGCTTCACTCTTCTCTCCTCCACCGGCTCCTCCCCTGCTGCCCACGCACAGCTGGCTTCCAGAACAGGAGTGGGGGTCACAGAGACAGGAGATTCTTATTTGTAGCACAGGCAAAGCAGAGCTGAagagcaaaatatcaaaatatatgccagcaagaaaatgaacaataatgTGGGCTGGCTCAGTTCTCCACTATCCTAATGTTACAGGTGTAATTTCCATGCAGATAGCCTGAGCCTCTCCCAGGTCAGGAGAGGGTGTTTCTGGAGTCGGCCAAACTGGGCTGCCAGGACAAGAAGCCTGTGCATGCCAGACATGCCTTGGTGACTTGAGATCTTGGCTCCAGCACTTTGCCATCAAGGGTTGTATTGTTCTCTACCAGTTTCACGTGCCCCTGTCACATCTCTCCAATGCGATAGTGTAAACTTCAAAAATTTTTGAAGTGTCTCTTATCGCCGTTGTCACATCTTCCTCAGAGCTGGGAACTCAGATGTTAATATGAGTTTTTTATTTGATACCTGAATCCTCCATCTGCTACTATTTCAAAAACAAGGTATCACTGTGGGTGTCTTGTAAACAGCACAGAGGCTAAAGGAAATGTAGGGATATatagtataaaaaataataataataaggtctctttttgaaaataattccaaAGCATGCTTCCATAGAGATTAAGTGAATGAACCCACCTTGAATATTGTTTGTTGCCTTGattcttaattttatcttctgaatCTTTTGTAGTCAGAAGACTGATTCACTTCCATAAGTCACTCCAGGGAAATGTATTTGCTTCGCTAACAACCTCTACAGATAAACtgatcagagaaataaaaggcctatgttagggtacctgggtggctcagtcggttcattgccttcagctcaggtcatgatctcagggtcctgagatcaagtcccacattgggcttccctactcagtggggtatcattttctccctccccgttcttgtgctctctgtctctctctttgtctctgtctctctcaaataaataaaatctttaaaaaaataatttaaaaaaggagtatGTTAGCGTTCATTGATCTAAAACTTGGAAATCTTGATTCAGGAGGTCCTCAGCAAAATGCATGCTTCTGTATAGCCTAATCTCCATCCAGGTTCAAATGAGACTAATGCCTACATTTCTACAAGAAAAGGCCAGATGTTAGAATATCTTAGGCCCcttcaatttttcaaaagaatttctcAAAAATGCATGAGTCACTAGTTAATTAAAAACTAGCTTTGCAAATGGCTCTGCACTGGCCAATGTTACTAGCAGCTCTGGTGAGACTCACCAAGACAACTGCTCTCAGCCAAGCTACAGAGTTACTTTCAGGCCCTGTGATTTAAGTAGGCAGGAAAGACTTTAACAGGATAATGTCTAAGGTCTGCCCCAGCAGCTGAAAGAGTAAGTAAATCTAAGAAAGTCTCCCCATACACAGATGTGTGTGGAAGCCAGAGTAACACCAGAAAGGTGCCAATGTGTGTGTGAAATACTCTGCCTGAGGGTCTGCCCACCCCTAGTAAGGGCTCAGTGAATGAACTGCCTCAGAATCTGTTCCACACATAAAGGTGCCACTAGATTCTGGTCTTCTCCTGTGGACTCACCAGGTGCCATCAATGCCACCACCTCCATGTGCCTCCAGCACTTCATAACTTTCTCACTAAGAAAGTCACAGGATAATGGAACAGGGCCAGTCTACTCTAACATCCAGCAGAATGAGgtttgaggaaaatatttgctGGACTATGAAACTGAGAGCATTTAACGTGTAAGAGATGTAGACTTCAATCAGAGAATTAAATTCCCTGAACTTTTTAGCATCTCCTGTCTGGGGAGTTTCTGAGAAGAGCAAAAGTCAACTTCCCAATTGCTTCCTTCAGAGGTTAAGGAACATAGCTCTAATTAATCCAATTATGAGGTTGGTACTTCTACTTGTCCCTCATGATTAACCCCCTCTTATCCTGGCTCCTAGAGGTTTCCCTCTGCATTCTCAAGCAAGTGACAGAGAGGAGCTCAGTATCACATCTCTCTGTCCCCACCACATGCTTCCTTAAGAGGTTCCTGGTGTTCTATTCTGACTTCACCCCTCATTAGACCAATGATGCCAGTGAGTTCCAGGGAGACTTGAATCCAGTGGACCTGGACCACTTCACACACATACTCCAACACATCACCTGATCACCAAACCAGAAATATAAGAGATTAATAATGGAATGaaactaataaattaatatttctgcaagaaatattaatggagaccctgtaaaagaaagaggaatcccaaagaaataatccacaaaaacagggactgaataggtattacgatgacactaacttcatatctttcgatagttactctgaatgtgaatgggctaaatgatcccatcaaaggaCGCAGGGTTTCGGActcaataaaaaagcaagacccatctatttgctgtcacCTGACCAGAGATTGCTAGACCTGGAAAAGTCTTTCAGATCACCTTGTCCATATTATTCACCGTAAATGTGGGAAAATagccagaaaggaaaaagtattgTGCAGAGATAACTCATGTACTGGTAGCATGGCTAACCAGACCCTTCCTGACTCTTTCAGCTGCTCATTCTTAAAGTTCTAAGTGTTTTTCCACAAACTGTCAGCACGTGGTTTTCATGTGCAAGGGTTTCAAGAAGACTAGAGCTCCCAAATTGCTAGGCACAATCTCCTAGGAACAATACATCACACTTGTGTTGGGCAGAACGGTGTCTTTCAACCTTTCTAACATCTCACAGATAGTCAAAGTACCACTCTACTATAGTAGCCACTATTCCCATTCAACAGATTCAGTAACCGAGACTCAGAAAGATTAGGAGGATGGTTTAAACCTATACAACTAATAAACCGTCCACCTGGGTTAGATGTCTAGGTATAACATTTCCTGCCCAAATAGGTGCCCCATTAGGAAACAAAGAGACCAGTGGGAAACCAAAGTAGAAAATGCCCCCCATTTTCTTCTGCTCTGTGTAGTAATGCTGCTTCATCAAAGTTCTATATCTTGGGGCAAACAAATTGTGAATCTATGGTATATATTCAATCTCTTCCTCCTAACCATAATCCATCTGAAACACtgcaaaaaaatcaaacagtttttttttttaattttactcacttattcatgagagacgccgagagaggcagaaacacagacagagagagaagcaggctccacgcagggagcccgacgtgggcctcgattccaggtctccaggaccaggcccaggccctgggctgaaggcagcactaaaccactgagccacccaggctgccccattttttaaagttccagaaaTTATCACTACTTTAAGAAACCTATGTTAATTCCTTCTGCATATACATCAATAACTTCCTTATTTATTAGTTTCATACTAAATGACATTGGCTATGGTAGTAGGCTCAGCCTTTCTCCACTTCTCACTAAGAAAACTCTAGAGgagaaaataatgttgaaaattCTCAGTATCATTAACAGCTGGGAAGGACTTCTAAGAGTAACAAAGGCTGGACAAATGGCATGGAGAAACACAAATAGTGATCCATACATGCATTTCTGCTGGCCTGAAGGATgtagagagaaagaacacttcTCTGCCTTATATCACACCTCCCTGCCACACAGCCACACATGCttatgcacatgtacacacacacacacacacacacacacacacacacactatttgcttagaaaggtaataaaaataactaacatttggattattttaatttttacagctttattgaagtatggttgacaaGTAAAAAATTGTAGGTATTCAAGGCATATAACATGATGgtctgatatatttatatattgtgaaatgattaccacagtcaAGCTAACCAAATAGAAACTCAGCAGCCATGAACTAcagtgaatgaaaagaaaaataattcaacagaGAACATTGGCGTCAGAAATGATGAATCAGAAG is a window of Vulpes lagopus strain Blue_001 chromosome 11, ASM1834538v1, whole genome shotgun sequence DNA encoding:
- the LOC121472091 gene encoding olfactory receptor 4X1; this encodes MATPSNVTEIILLGFPPNREVQKTISVLFLLMYITIVLGNGLIVVTVMASKGLTSPMYFFLSFLSFVEICYCSVTAPKLILDSFIERQTISVKGCITQIFFLHFFGGTEIFLLTVMAYDRYVAICKPLRYTVIMNRRVCGLLVGAAWSGGLLHSVGRTFLIFQLPFCCLKVLDHYFCDVHPVLNLACSETFLIGVLIIANGGSISVVSFMGLLASYVVILYSLRTQTSEGRRKALSTCASHIAVVSLFFIPCSFVYMRPCVTLPADKIVAVFYTVVTPLLNPIIYSFRNADMKNAMRRLMGRTVIWEEK